The following coding sequences are from one Streptomyces sp. NBC_00536 window:
- a CDS encoding SCO0930 family lipoprotein, with product MMNLRKLTLAGAATALLLGATACGTQASGKTDAKPAGAQVPAAAPSAAADPYGYGDGAAAPAGAASGPLAVRTDAKLGQVVTDSAGFTLYRFDKDTAKPASTSACSGDCAKTWPPAPAKGVAAGAVPAGALGSLKRADGTEQVTIAGWPVYRFAKDTAPGQTNGQGVGGTWFAVTPEGKKAGAPAAGQPEQPALPALSATDDKTLGKILRDGKGRTLYRFTKDTAWPMKSNCEGACLDKWKPAQPVDADKVEGVDPKLLSTYTRADGTKQLAIDCWPLYWFTGDQNPGDTAGQGVGGTWFTVTPQGKLVK from the coding sequence ATGATGAACCTGCGCAAGCTCACCCTCGCCGGAGCCGCGACCGCGCTGCTCCTCGGCGCGACGGCCTGCGGCACGCAGGCGAGCGGGAAGACGGACGCCAAGCCCGCGGGCGCCCAGGTCCCCGCGGCGGCCCCGTCGGCGGCCGCCGACCCGTACGGCTACGGGGACGGCGCGGCGGCCCCCGCGGGCGCCGCGTCCGGCCCCCTGGCGGTCCGTACGGACGCCAAGCTCGGCCAGGTCGTGACGGACTCCGCCGGATTCACGCTCTACCGCTTCGACAAGGACACCGCGAAGCCCGCCTCGACCTCCGCCTGCTCCGGTGACTGCGCGAAGACCTGGCCCCCGGCCCCGGCCAAGGGCGTCGCGGCGGGCGCCGTCCCCGCCGGCGCCCTCGGCTCCCTCAAGCGGGCGGACGGTACGGAGCAGGTCACCATCGCGGGGTGGCCCGTGTACCGCTTCGCGAAGGACACCGCGCCCGGCCAGACCAACGGCCAGGGCGTGGGCGGCACGTGGTTCGCGGTCACCCCGGAGGGCAAGAAGGCGGGCGCGCCCGCGGCGGGGCAGCCGGAGCAGCCCGCCCTGCCCGCCCTGTCGGCCACCGACGACAAGACGCTCGGCAAGATCCTCCGGGACGGCAAGGGCCGTACGCTCTACCGCTTCACCAAGGACACCGCGTGGCCGATGAAGTCGAACTGCGAGGGCGCCTGCCTCGACAAGTGGAAGCCCGCCCAGCCGGTCGACGCGGACAAGGTCGAGGGCGTCGACCCGAAGCTGCTCAGCACCTACACCCGTGCGGACGGCACTAAGCAGCTGGCGATCGACTGCTGGCCGCTGTACTGGTTCACCGGCGACCAGAACCCGGGCGACACCGCTGGTCAGGGCGTGGGCGGCACGTGGTTCACGGTCACCCCGCAGGGCAAGCTCGTCAAGTGA
- a CDS encoding anti-sigma factor family protein, protein MNRELHEEELLGPYVLGVLDDAEVRRVEEHVSGCVRCREEVAALREMEAALGEVPEEAFLEGPPEGGDLLLQRTLRQMRGERAGRSRRRAAVVGLAVAASLAAVFWAGTRLGAGDGRDVADGPPAPPPTATASPSPPPVGTRVASATDTRTGARMTVQMTPAARWVRVHAAVTGVPAGERCLLVVVARDGTRTTAGSWVVGAQENGAGKGAALDGSAAVDPGDVKEIVVQNEAGTSFVSVPLPA, encoded by the coding sequence ATGAACCGGGAGCTGCACGAGGAGGAACTGCTCGGCCCCTACGTGCTCGGCGTCCTCGACGACGCCGAGGTCCGCCGCGTCGAAGAACACGTGAGCGGCTGCGTGCGGTGCCGCGAGGAGGTGGCCGCGTTGCGTGAGATGGAGGCCGCGCTCGGGGAAGTCCCCGAGGAGGCGTTCCTGGAAGGGCCGCCGGAGGGCGGCGACCTGCTGCTCCAGCGCACGCTGCGGCAGATGCGGGGCGAGCGCGCCGGGCGGTCCCGGCGCCGCGCGGCCGTCGTGGGGCTCGCGGTCGCGGCGTCGCTCGCGGCCGTGTTCTGGGCCGGGACGCGACTGGGCGCCGGAGACGGCCGAGACGTGGCCGACGGGCCCCCGGCGCCGCCCCCGACGGCGACGGCCTCCCCCTCACCACCCCCGGTGGGGACCAGGGTGGCCTCGGCCACCGATACGCGGACCGGGGCGCGCATGACCGTACAGATGACGCCCGCCGCGCGCTGGGTGCGGGTGCACGCGGCGGTGACCGGGGTGCCCGCGGGCGAGCGCTGCCTGCTGGTGGTGGTCGCCCGGGACGGTACGCGCACCACGGCGGGCAGCTGGGTCGTGGGCGCCCAGGAGAACGGCGCGGGCAAGGGCGCGGCCCTGGACGGTTCCGCCGCCGTGGATCCGGGCGACGTGAAGGAGATCGTGGTGCAGAACGAGGCGGGCACGTCGTTCGTGTCCGTACCGCTGCCCGCCTGA
- a CDS encoding sigma-70 family RNA polymerase sigma factor, producing the protein MAGPLWPRGRRGSTDEALIRSVYEEHGHALLAYATRLTGDRAAAEDVVQETFIRAWRHSEVLVNGKGSVRGWLLTVARNIITDRYRAKAARPQEVSGSAATPPVELDHADSVVDSMTVLGALDRLTPEHRDVIKELYYRQLSVTEAADALGIPAGTVKSRSHYALKALREAFRDGAGAGTGREGRNNRGSRGNRPGRPPQQPGLQEVVA; encoded by the coding sequence ATGGCCGGACCACTGTGGCCCCGCGGCCGGCGGGGCTCGACCGATGAGGCACTGATCAGGTCGGTGTACGAGGAGCACGGGCACGCCCTGCTCGCGTACGCGACCCGGCTGACCGGGGACCGGGCCGCCGCCGAGGACGTCGTCCAGGAGACGTTCATCCGTGCCTGGCGGCATTCCGAGGTCCTGGTCAACGGAAAGGGCTCGGTGCGCGGCTGGCTGCTCACCGTGGCCCGCAACATCATCACCGACCGGTACCGGGCCAAGGCGGCCCGGCCGCAGGAGGTCTCCGGATCCGCGGCCACCCCGCCGGTGGAGCTGGACCACGCCGACTCCGTCGTGGACTCCATGACCGTACTGGGCGCCCTGGACCGGCTGACCCCCGAACACCGGGACGTCATCAAGGAGTTGTACTACCGCCAGCTCAGCGTCACGGAAGCCGCGGACGCCCTCGGCATCCCGGCGGGCACGGTCAAGTCCCGCTCGCACTACGCCCTCAAGGCATTGCGCGAGGCGTTCCGGGACGGCGCCGGCGCGGGCACCGGCAGGGAAGGCAGGAACAATCGGGGCAGCAGAGGCAACCGACCGGGCAGGCCGCCCCAGCAGCCCGGACTGCAGGAGGTGGTGGCATGA
- a CDS encoding DUF1996 domain-containing protein — MGTERRLLALLICLLLGGGLTGAVLGATRAAEAARPVEAAGTAHSGAAHSGTEHSGTAAADRPAPGDFVDIRDVPPGPADPPPGPGGSAGTVTVDCGRDEEGHYNEDNLVVSPGLRAGAHHTHAYVGNLSTDAMSTDDTLAAAATSCRGGDRSTYYWPVLRRPDRPAAHPREGAAGHGNAGAILPEAAVSVEFLGNPVSQVVAMPRFLRAMTGDPVAATAADDADVRARWGCSGTPDRSTTRYPRCPAGRRLTRTLVFPSCWNGLDTASFDHRSHLVFPGAGGICPQGTFAVPRLRISLAYDVPPGAPVSLDSFPEQRHSPKTDHAMFVNVMTDAAMAGVVSCLNSGRHC, encoded by the coding sequence ATGGGGACGGAACGCCGACTGCTCGCGCTGCTGATCTGCCTGCTGCTCGGCGGCGGGCTCACCGGCGCCGTGCTGGGCGCCACGCGGGCGGCCGAAGCGGCGCGGCCCGTGGAAGCGGCCGGTACGGCGCATTCCGGCGCGGCGCATTCGGGGACGGAGCATTCCGGGACGGCCGCCGCGGACCGCCCCGCGCCGGGCGACTTCGTGGACATCCGCGACGTACCGCCCGGCCCCGCCGATCCGCCGCCCGGCCCGGGCGGCTCCGCCGGGACGGTGACGGTGGACTGCGGCCGTGACGAGGAGGGCCACTACAACGAGGACAACCTCGTGGTCTCCCCCGGCCTGCGTGCGGGCGCCCACCACACGCACGCCTACGTCGGCAACCTGTCCACCGACGCGATGTCCACGGACGACACCCTGGCCGCGGCCGCCACCAGTTGCCGGGGCGGCGACCGCTCCACGTACTACTGGCCGGTCCTGCGCCGCCCGGACCGGCCCGCGGCGCACCCCCGCGAGGGCGCGGCGGGGCACGGGAACGCGGGCGCGATCCTCCCGGAGGCCGCCGTCTCCGTGGAGTTCCTCGGCAACCCGGTGAGCCAGGTGGTGGCGATGCCCCGGTTCCTGCGCGCGATGACCGGCGACCCGGTGGCCGCCACCGCGGCCGACGACGCCGACGTCCGGGCCCGCTGGGGCTGTTCGGGCACGCCCGACCGGTCCACCACCCGCTACCCCCGCTGCCCGGCGGGCCGGCGCCTCACCCGCACGCTGGTCTTCCCCAGCTGCTGGAACGGCCTGGACACGGCGAGCTTCGACCACCGCTCGCACCTGGTGTTCCCCGGCGCGGGCGGGATCTGCCCGCAGGGCACCTTCGCGGTGCCGCGGCTGCGGATCTCCCTCGCCTACGACGTGCCGCCGGGCGCGCCGGTCTCCCTCGACTCCTTCCCCGAGCAGCGGCACAGCCCGAAGACGGACCACGCGATGTTCGTGAACGTGATGACGGACGCCGCGATGGCGGGCGTGGTGTCCTGCCTCAACTCCGGCCGCCACTGCTGA
- a CDS encoding S8 family serine peptidase, translating to MALGRPAAAPAAAPAAAPVPVAPAAPATGSAPVENLIVGYKSSATEASSNTAAADDAVAKGHKSGKKTKFERRLGTGAALVNLGGAVAPAEAAGVIAQFRADPDVAYVEPDSRAYAMATPDDTEYAKQWDLFEPTAGMNVPGAWATTTGTGVTVAVIDTGYVAHSDVAANIVPGYDFITSSTAARDGNGRDNNPADQGDWSAAEECGTGSKASDSSWHGTHVAGTIAAATNNGKGIAGIAYGAKIQPVRVLGKCGGATSDIVDAITWASGGSVPGIPANPTPAKVINMSLGGSGSCGTSYQNAINAAVGRGTTVVVAAGNSNADASGFTPASCNNVIAVAATNRTGDRSFYSNFGPLVDIAAPGGETRRATDTPGTVTTPENGILSSLNAGTTTPGAEIYKPYQGTSMAAPHIAGLAALLVSAKPSLTPAQVESAIKANARPLAGTCTGGCGAGLADAAATVAAVTSGTPAPAYENTTDVAIPDNAGAVSSSITVSGRTGNAPATLKVNVDIKHTYRGDLVIDLVGPGGAVVKRLQNSSSDSAANILTTYTVDASALPANGTWQLKVQDVAAADTGYIDSWSLGF from the coding sequence ATGGCACTCGGCCGCCCGGCCGCGGCTCCGGCCGCGGCTCCGGCCGCCGCCCCGGTCCCCGTGGCCCCGGCCGCGCCCGCCACCGGTTCGGCCCCCGTCGAGAACCTCATCGTCGGCTACAAGTCCTCGGCCACCGAGGCCAGTTCCAACACGGCCGCCGCCGACGACGCCGTCGCCAAGGGCCACAAGAGCGGCAAGAAGACGAAGTTCGAGCGCAGGCTCGGCACCGGCGCCGCGCTGGTCAACCTCGGCGGAGCCGTCGCCCCGGCCGAGGCGGCCGGTGTGATCGCCCAGTTCCGCGCCGACCCGGACGTCGCCTACGTCGAGCCGGACTCCCGCGCCTACGCCATGGCCACCCCGGACGACACCGAGTACGCCAAGCAGTGGGACCTCTTCGAGCCCACCGCGGGCATGAACGTCCCCGGTGCCTGGGCCACGACCACCGGTACCGGCGTCACCGTCGCCGTCATCGACACCGGTTACGTCGCCCACTCCGACGTGGCCGCGAACATCGTCCCCGGCTACGACTTCATCACCAGCTCCACCGCCGCCCGTGACGGCAACGGCCGCGACAACAACCCCGCCGACCAGGGCGACTGGAGCGCGGCCGAGGAGTGCGGCACCGGCTCCAAGGCCAGCGACTCCTCCTGGCACGGCACCCACGTGGCCGGCACCATCGCCGCGGCCACCAACAACGGCAAGGGCATCGCGGGCATCGCCTACGGCGCCAAGATCCAGCCCGTCCGCGTGCTCGGCAAGTGCGGCGGCGCCACCTCGGACATCGTCGACGCCATCACCTGGGCCTCGGGCGGTTCCGTCCCCGGCATCCCGGCCAACCCGACCCCCGCCAAGGTCATCAACATGAGCCTCGGCGGCTCCGGCTCCTGCGGCACCAGCTACCAGAACGCCATCAACGCGGCCGTCGGGCGCGGCACGACCGTCGTCGTCGCCGCGGGCAACAGCAACGCGGACGCCAGCGGCTTCACCCCCGCCAGCTGCAACAACGTCATCGCCGTCGCCGCGACCAACCGGACCGGCGACCGCTCCTTCTACTCCAACTTCGGCCCCCTCGTCGACATCGCCGCCCCGGGCGGTGAGACCCGCCGCGCCACCGACACGCCCGGCACCGTCACCACCCCCGAGAACGGCATCCTGTCCTCGCTGAACGCGGGCACCACCACCCCCGGCGCCGAGATCTACAAGCCCTACCAGGGCACCAGCATGGCCGCCCCGCACATCGCCGGGCTCGCCGCGCTCCTCGTCTCCGCCAAGCCCTCCCTCACCCCGGCCCAGGTCGAGTCGGCCATCAAGGCCAACGCCCGCCCGCTGGCCGGCACCTGCACCGGCGGCTGCGGAGCCGGTCTCGCCGACGCGGCCGCGACCGTGGCCGCGGTGACCTCGGGCACCCCGGCCCCGGCCTACGAGAACACCACCGACGTCGCCATCCCGGACAACGCCGGCGCCGTCTCCTCCTCGATCACCGTCTCCGGCCGCACCGGCAACGCCCCGGCCACCCTCAAGGTGAACGTGGACATCAAGCACACCTACCGCGGTGACCTCGTCATCGACCTCGTCGGCCCCGGCGGCGCCGTGGTCAAGCGGCTGCAGAACTCGTCCAGCGACAGCGCCGCGAACATCCTCACCACCTACACCGTCGACGCCTCCGCACTGCCCGCCAACGGCACCTGGCAGCTGAAGGTCCAGGACGTCGCCGCCGCGGACACCGGCTACATCGACTCCTGGAGCCTCGGCTTCTGA
- a CDS encoding helix-turn-helix transcriptional regulator, with protein sequence MAATGNADTTVGHGELIEAVDRALTTHGRAVLTGPAGSGKTEVLHAIAAAATGRRERVLRLAPEAADQWIPEASAAALLASVPRTALDRLAPPQRTAIALLRREADAPRAGRDHVALRLAVVEVLRTLADRSPLLLVLDNAQWLDAETTDLLRFALRLTPRGVRVLVAECVQGGAPVAATLCGPGTPTVRVPPLGADEVAELLVRRGLPARLAGRIHQASGGNPRLALAFGHSLAEARDGAAHHADTLPLSGQAREVARRLLAEAPARAHRTLLLAALAARPTTALLRRAGRPDAEAELAEAERAALVTVRDDGTVEFTAGALPTALAADAGWPERAAGHAALARAVDDPVQAVRHRALAVDTPDEDLAAEITEAAAASRRRGRRALAAELGLLAAERTPADRPAAELARLVGAAEDAGWAGRADLARRAARAVLARDASPADRVRARLAVIDAAGQALADLDETFAHARADAAADPSLQAAVQLRIAWKLNLCDGDPVRSRDAAAEAGVLAATGGDQVAEAMALTVRARMGRILGDPDAEDILAEALTLPAPEVPLGMRNAPQYLAVRHALFDDRLTDAREQLLVLLPAVQRTGSAEDVFEVLRSLTEVELRRGRCAAGRAHARRALELTIEAGLSPGPAWYVAATAEATGGSFARATGYARRGIQASEEERDQVFLSRSLFALGQVELATGETAKAVATLRRVAELEAAQQVVDPSVLRWHGELAEALVAADAPDEAGELAGSVRTVALALGRTAVVAALDRALGLVLSARGETDAAVALLEATADRFDRLELPLERGRTLLALARVERRRRRRAPARAALRTAAQIFAQAGAKPWTDLAAEAPPGPAGGPDGAAGHPGAAALTEAETRLALLVGQGASNQEAADRLFVSVKTVEARLTRIYQKLDVRSRAQLATALRAR encoded by the coding sequence GTGGCGGCGACGGGGAACGCTGACACGACCGTCGGACACGGTGAACTCATCGAGGCGGTGGACCGCGCGCTGACCACGCACGGCCGCGCCGTCCTCACCGGACCGGCAGGCTCGGGCAAGACCGAAGTACTGCACGCCATCGCGGCGGCCGCCACCGGCCGCCGCGAACGCGTGCTCCGGCTCGCGCCGGAAGCGGCCGACCAGTGGATACCCGAGGCCTCCGCGGCCGCCCTCCTCGCCTCCGTCCCGCGCACGGCCCTCGACCGCCTCGCCCCGCCGCAGCGCACCGCCATCGCCCTGCTGCGCCGCGAGGCCGACGCCCCCCGGGCCGGACGCGACCACGTCGCCCTGCGCCTCGCCGTGGTCGAAGTGCTCCGCACCCTCGCCGACCGCAGCCCCCTGCTCCTCGTCCTCGACAACGCCCAGTGGCTCGACGCCGAGACCACCGACCTGCTGCGGTTCGCCCTGCGCCTGACGCCCCGCGGCGTCCGGGTCCTGGTCGCCGAATGCGTCCAGGGCGGCGCCCCCGTCGCCGCGACCCTCTGCGGGCCCGGCACCCCGACCGTGCGGGTGCCGCCGCTCGGCGCCGACGAGGTCGCCGAACTCCTCGTCCGCCGCGGCCTGCCCGCCCGCCTCGCCGGCCGGATCCACCAGGCCAGCGGCGGGAACCCGCGCCTCGCCCTCGCCTTCGGCCACTCCCTCGCCGAGGCCCGCGACGGCGCCGCGCACCACGCCGACACCCTGCCCCTGTCCGGCCAGGCCCGCGAGGTGGCCCGGCGGCTGCTCGCCGAGGCCCCGGCCCGCGCCCACCGCACCCTGCTCCTCGCCGCCCTCGCGGCCCGCCCCACCACCGCCCTGCTCCGCCGCGCCGGACGCCCCGACGCGGAGGCCGAGCTGGCCGAAGCCGAACGGGCCGCGCTGGTGACCGTACGGGACGACGGCACCGTCGAATTCACCGCGGGAGCCCTGCCCACGGCCCTCGCCGCCGACGCGGGCTGGCCCGAACGGGCCGCCGGGCACGCCGCGTTGGCCCGGGCCGTCGACGACCCCGTCCAGGCCGTCCGGCACCGCGCCCTCGCCGTGGACACCCCCGACGAGGACCTCGCCGCCGAGATCACGGAGGCAGCCGCGGCCAGTCGCCGCCGGGGCAGACGGGCCCTGGCCGCCGAACTCGGCCTGCTGGCCGCGGAACGCACCCCGGCCGACCGCCCCGCCGCCGAACTGGCCCGCCTGGTCGGCGCCGCCGAGGACGCGGGCTGGGCCGGCCGCGCCGACCTCGCCCGCCGCGCCGCCCGCGCCGTCCTGGCCCGCGACGCCTCGCCCGCCGACCGGGTACGGGCCCGGCTCGCCGTGATCGACGCCGCCGGGCAGGCCCTCGCCGACCTCGACGAGACCTTCGCCCACGCCCGCGCCGACGCCGCCGCCGACCCCTCGCTCCAGGCCGCCGTCCAGCTGCGGATCGCCTGGAAGCTCAATCTCTGCGACGGCGACCCCGTCCGCTCCCGCGACGCCGCCGCCGAAGCCGGGGTACTGGCCGCCACCGGCGGGGACCAGGTCGCCGAGGCCATGGCCCTGACCGTACGGGCCCGGATGGGCCGGATCCTGGGGGACCCGGACGCCGAGGACATCCTGGCCGAGGCCCTCACCCTGCCCGCCCCCGAGGTACCGCTCGGCATGCGCAACGCCCCGCAGTACCTCGCCGTCCGCCACGCCCTCTTCGACGACCGGCTCACCGACGCCCGCGAACAGCTCCTGGTCCTGCTGCCCGCCGTCCAGCGCACCGGCTCCGCCGAGGACGTCTTCGAGGTGCTGCGCAGCCTCACCGAGGTCGAACTGCGCCGCGGCCGCTGCGCGGCGGGCCGCGCCCACGCCCGGCGCGCCCTGGAACTGACCATCGAGGCGGGCCTCTCGCCCGGCCCGGCCTGGTACGTCGCCGCCACCGCGGAGGCCACCGGCGGCAGCTTCGCGCGCGCCACCGGCTACGCCCGGCGCGGCATCCAGGCCTCCGAGGAGGAACGCGACCAGGTCTTCCTCTCCCGCAGCCTCTTCGCCCTCGGGCAGGTCGAACTGGCGACGGGGGAGACCGCGAAGGCCGTGGCCACCCTGCGCCGGGTCGCCGAACTGGAGGCCGCCCAGCAGGTCGTCGACCCCTCGGTGCTGCGCTGGCACGGGGAACTCGCCGAGGCCCTCGTCGCCGCCGACGCCCCCGACGAGGCCGGTGAGCTGGCCGGGTCCGTCCGTACGGTCGCCCTCGCCCTGGGCCGCACCGCCGTGGTCGCCGCCCTCGACCGGGCCCTCGGCCTGGTGCTCTCCGCGCGCGGCGAGACGGACGCGGCCGTCGCCCTGCTGGAGGCCACCGCGGACCGCTTCGACCGCCTCGAACTGCCCCTGGAACGCGGCAGGACCCTGCTCGCCCTCGCCCGGGTGGAACGCAGGCGCCGCCGTCGCGCCCCCGCCCGCGCCGCGCTGCGCACGGCCGCCCAGATCTTCGCGCAGGCCGGGGCGAAGCCCTGGACGGACCTGGCCGCGGAGGCCCCGCCCGGCCCGGCGGGCGGGCCCGACGGCGCGGCCGGTCACCCCGGGGCCGCGGCGCTCACCGAGGCCGAGACCCGGCTCGCGCTGCTCGTCGGCCAGGGGGCCAGCAACCAGGAGGCCGCCGACCGGCTCTTCGTGAGCGTCAAGACGGTGGAGGCGCGGCTGACCCGCATCTACCAGAAGCTCGACGTCCGCTCCCGGGCCCAGCTGGCCACCGCGCTGCGGGCGCGGTGA
- a CDS encoding GNAT family N-acetyltransferase codes for MTIMGAQHIDEAVSLTTKALRAVADRDWAVPADGLDWSCYDTAVHVACDFTAYAGQLTARASEAWVPFEIAADPGTTPAGLIQSIEATGGILSAVVATSAPDVRAWHPYGAAGAEDFAAMGVVEAFVHTHDMLRGLGVTDWEPSVELCAAVLDRLFPHAPRVNSPWPTLLWATGRGELPGLPRLSAWRWHTAPIRTERLVLCEIAPVTGADLHAGGTGGFAWAEDGPYEGTRMAAGMVARAHEAGTRRPGWGAYAIVRAADATAVGGIGFHAAPDGDGNAEIGYDLVPSARGNGYATEAVRALAAWALAQPGLTTLHATVDDDNLASHAVVGRAGFTKSGAGEGDVRYTRTAV; via the coding sequence ATGACGATCATGGGTGCTCAGCACATAGACGAAGCGGTGTCCCTCACCACGAAGGCCCTGCGCGCCGTCGCGGACCGCGACTGGGCGGTCCCGGCCGACGGGCTCGACTGGAGCTGTTACGACACCGCCGTCCATGTGGCGTGCGACTTCACCGCCTACGCGGGCCAGTTGACGGCCCGGGCGAGCGAGGCGTGGGTGCCCTTCGAGATCGCCGCCGATCCGGGGACCACACCCGCCGGGCTGATCCAGAGCATCGAGGCGACCGGCGGGATCCTCTCGGCCGTGGTCGCCACGAGCGCCCCCGACGTCCGGGCCTGGCACCCGTACGGCGCGGCCGGCGCGGAAGACTTCGCGGCGATGGGCGTCGTGGAGGCCTTCGTGCACACCCATGACATGCTCCGCGGCCTCGGGGTCACGGACTGGGAGCCGTCCGTGGAGCTGTGCGCGGCGGTCCTGGACCGGCTCTTCCCGCACGCGCCGCGCGTGAACTCCCCCTGGCCGACCCTGCTGTGGGCCACCGGCCGGGGCGAACTGCCGGGCCTGCCCCGCCTGTCGGCGTGGCGCTGGCACACCGCCCCCATCCGGACGGAGCGGCTCGTGCTCTGCGAGATCGCCCCGGTGACCGGCGCCGACCTGCACGCCGGGGGCACGGGCGGGTTCGCGTGGGCCGAGGACGGGCCGTACGAGGGCACCCGGATGGCCGCCGGAATGGTGGCCAGGGCGCACGAGGCGGGCACCCGCCGGCCCGGCTGGGGCGCGTACGCGATCGTCCGCGCCGCCGACGCGACCGCGGTGGGCGGCATCGGCTTCCACGCGGCCCCCGACGGCGACGGGAACGCCGAGATCGGCTACGACCTGGTGCCCTCGGCCCGGGGCAACGGCTACGCCACCGAGGCGGTACGGGCCTTGGCGGCCTGGGCCCTCGCCCAGCCCGGCCTGACCACGCTGCACGCCACCGTCGACGACGACAACCTGGCCTCGCACGCGGTCGTCGGCCGGGCCGGATTCACGAAGAGCGGCGCGGGCGAGGGAGACGTCCGCTACACCCGCACCGCCGTCTGA
- a CDS encoding DoxX family protein — protein MTPTPTPTLAPTHSPTTPAAPHAHPFAGSGLLILRLVLGLTMAAHGSQKLFGWFGGGGISGTGQFFTMSGYPAGKTMAVVAGLSETLGGLGLAVGLLTPLAAAAVIGTMVNAIAVHGTGHFFAPAGIEYELLLTAAAAALALTGPGRFALDRYVPVLREHRPVFGALAVVLGVVLAGAVLLSRS, from the coding sequence ATGACCCCCACCCCCACGCCCACCCTCGCCCCCACACACTCCCCCACGACTCCCGCCGCGCCGCACGCACACCCCTTCGCGGGCAGCGGACTGCTGATCCTGCGCCTCGTCCTCGGCCTCACCATGGCGGCCCACGGCTCCCAGAAGCTCTTCGGCTGGTTCGGCGGCGGCGGAATCAGCGGGACCGGCCAGTTCTTCACCATGAGCGGTTACCCGGCCGGCAAGACCATGGCGGTCGTCGCCGGTCTCTCCGAGACCTTGGGCGGACTCGGCCTCGCCGTCGGACTGCTGACCCCGCTGGCCGCGGCCGCCGTGATCGGCACCATGGTCAACGCGATCGCCGTCCATGGCACCGGCCACTTCTTCGCGCCCGCGGGCATCGAGTACGAGCTGCTGCTGACGGCCGCCGCCGCGGCCCTCGCCCTCACCGGTCCCGGCCGGTTCGCCCTCGACCGGTACGTGCCGGTGCTGCGCGAGCACCGCCCGGTCTTCGGCGCGCTGGCCGTGGTGCTCGGCGTGGTCCTCGCGGGCGCGGTGCTCCTCTCCCGCTCCTGA
- a CDS encoding MarR family winged helix-turn-helix transcriptional regulator: protein MAETRWLDDDEMRAWQGFLAASALVNRRLDQQLKDDSGLSHAQYEILVRLAGATDGELRMTELAHGLINSKSGLTYQVTQMEKAGLVRRRSCPSDVRGIYAVLTEAGRDRLDAAAPGHVAAVREALIDVLTPAQLSAVADGLGEVARRLRDS, encoded by the coding sequence ATGGCTGAAACAAGATGGCTGGATGACGACGAGATGCGCGCGTGGCAGGGCTTCCTCGCCGCCTCGGCGCTGGTGAACCGCCGTCTGGACCAGCAGTTGAAGGACGACTCCGGCCTCTCGCACGCCCAGTACGAGATCCTCGTCCGGCTCGCGGGGGCCACGGACGGCGAGCTGCGCATGACCGAACTCGCGCACGGCCTGATCAACTCCAAGAGCGGGCTGACCTACCAGGTCACCCAGATGGAGAAGGCCGGACTGGTCCGGCGCCGCAGCTGCCCCTCCGACGTGCGCGGAATCTACGCGGTCCTGACCGAGGCGGGCCGCGACCGCCTCGACGCGGCGGCCCCCGGCCACGTCGCGGCGGTCCGCGAGGCCCTGATCGACGTCCTCACCCCCGCGCAACTGTCCGCCGTGGCCGACGGCCTCGGCGAAGTCGCCCGCCGGCTCCGCGACTCCTAG